A genomic region of Prionailurus viverrinus isolate Anna chromosome D4, UM_Priviv_1.0, whole genome shotgun sequence contains the following coding sequences:
- the GOLGA2 gene encoding golgin subfamily A member 2 isoform X2 produces MMWPPRPPPLPVMSEETRQSKLAAARKKLREYQQRNSPGVPAGAKKKRKIKNGSNPETATADGCHTPEDAPKDRAAPAAPTVDDTVSPGGVPSPCASPPRVTSMASTQNHDAKNEPFLMEESKCLSSTESLRQLSQQLNGLVSESSSYINGEGLATSANIKDLESRYQELSLALDSSNLTNKQLSSKIEELKQQHQETLDQLEKEKKEFEQKLMKEQGSLREQLQVHIQTIGILVSEKTDLHTALVHTQQAVRQKAGESEDLASRLQSSRQRVGELERTLSAVSTQQKQVDKHNKDLTKERDALKLELYKNNKDNEDLKEHNSELEERLRVCMKEKEALQLGVQELEKKLEMSELLLQQFSSGSNPPDSNQQLQQALEERARLETRVGQLKDTLKHMQLERDKYVENLKEDNAFWQERMKQMSEKMQQLKEEKEHSVSQVQELEASLAELKKQTEVPPAQEPPAGPSEVEERLQAEAEQLQKELENLAGQLRAQVQDNEGLSRLNWEQEQRLLELERAAECWGEQAEERKQILETMQNDRTTISRALSQNRELKEQLAELQNGFVRLSNENMEITSALQSEQHVKKELAKKLGQLQEKLAELKETVELKSQEAESLQQQRDQYVSHLQQYVAAYQQHVAAFQQLASDKEMLQKQVLLQTQLMDRLQHEEVQGKAEAEIARQELQETQGRLEAATQQNQQLQAQLNLMAMPEEGDGLDGEEKDGEAAPPKLSMPEDLDSREAMVAFCNSALASAEEEQARLRGQLKEQRLRCKRLARLVAPGTTEDSVPGETHQALQVAMDKLQSRFLELMQEKVDLKERVEDLEHRCIQLSGETDTIGEYITLYQNQRAVLKERHREKEEYISRLAQDKEEMKVKLLELQELVLRLVDERNEWQGKFLATAQNPAGEPTTAPPAQELGAASGRGDDLREVSLADSDSAEPPQGEALSRHTGAENPTAQQIMQLLCEIQNPRERPGLGNNPCVPFFYRADENDEVKITVV; encoded by the exons GCGCCCAAAGACCGCGCCGCTCCTGCTGCACCAACTGTTGATGACACCGTGTCACCTGGCGGTGTCCCTTCCCCCTGTGCCAGTCCCCCCCGTGTCACTAGCATGGCATCAACTCAG AACCATGATGCAAAAAATGAACCTTTTCTCATGGAAGAAAGCAA ATGTCTGTCATCTACCGAGAGCCTGCGACAGCTTTCTCAGCAGCTCAATGGTCTTGTGTCTGAG TCTTCATCCTACATCAATGGGGAGGGCCTGGCTACTTCTGCTAACATAAAGGATCTGGAG AGCCGGTACCAAGAGCTATCACTAGCCCTGGACTCCAGCAAtctaacaaacaaacaactcagtAGCAAGATAGAGGAATTG AAACAGCAGCACCAGGAAACTTTGGATCAACTGGAAAAG GAGAAGAAGGAGTTTGAGCAGAAGCTTATGAAGGAACAGGGTTCTCTAAGGGAACAGCTACAG GTTCACATCCAGACCATAGGGATTCTGGTGTCTGAGAAGACCGATTTGCATACAGCCTTGGTCCATACACAGCAGGCAGTCAGGCAGAAAGCAG GAGAGTCTGAAGACCTTGCTAGTCGCCTGCAGTCTTCCCGCCAGCGCGTAGGAGAGTTGGAGCGCACGCTGTCTGCTGTCTCTACACAGCAGAAACAGgtggacaag CACAACAAGGACTTGACCAAAGAGCGAGATGCCCTCAAACTGGAATTATACAAGAACAA CAAAGACAACGAGGACCTAAAGGAGCATAACTCGGAGCTGGAAGAGAGGCTGCGTGTCTGTATGAAAGAGAAGGAGGCCCTGCAGCTTGGGGTGCAGGAGCTGGAGAAGAAGCTGGAGATGTCGGAGCTCCTGCTGCAGCAG TTTTCTAGTGGGTCTAACCCCCCCGACAGCAACCAACAGTTACAGCAGGCCCTGGAAGAACGGGCACGGCTGGAGACACGTGTGGGGCAG CTGAAAGACACCCTCAAGCATATGCAGCTGGAGAGAGACAAGTACGTAGAGAATCTGAAAGAGGATAATGCCTTTTGGCAGGAAAGGATGAAACAGATGTCTGAAAAG ATGCAACagttgaaggaagagaaggagcacAGCGTGAGTCAGGTGCAGGAGCTGGAGGCCAGCTTGGCTGAACTGAAGAAACAGACAG AGGTCCCCCCAGCCCAGGAACCTCCAGCAGGGCCCTCGGAGGTGGAAGAGCGACTGCAGGCGGAGGCTGAACAACTGCAGAAGGAGCTGGAGAACCTGGCAGGGCAGCTGCGGGCCCAGGTGCAGGACAACGAAGGTCTGAGCCGCCTGAACTGGGAGCAGGAGCAGCGGCTGCTGGAGCTGGAGCGGGCCGCCGAGTGCTGGGGGGAGCAGGCTGAGGAGCGCAAGCAGATTCTGGAAACCATGCAGAATGACCGTACCACCATCAGCCGTGCGCTGTCCCAGAACCGTGAGCTCAAGGAGCAGCTGGCTGAGCTGCAGAATGGCTTCGTCAGGCTG AGCAACGAGAATATGGAGATTACCAGCGCGCTGCAGTCGGAGCAGCATGTCAAGAAGGAGCTGGCCAAGAAGCTGGGCCAGCTGCAGGAGAAGTTGGCGGAGCTGAAGGAGACG GTGGAGCTGAAGAGCCAGGAGGCCGAGAGCCTGCAGCAGCAGCGAGACCAGTACGTGAGCCACCTGCAGCAGTACGTGGCGGCCTATCAGCAGCACGTGGCCGCCTTTCAGCAGCTGGCCTCCGACAAGGAGATGCTGCAAAAGCAGGTGCTGCTGCAGACGCAGCTTATGGACCGGCTGCAGCACGAGGAAGTTCAGGGCAAGGCGGAGGCCGAGATAGCCCGCCAAGAGTTACAGGAGACCCAG GGACGCCTGGAAGCTGCCACCCAGCAGAACCAGCAGCTCCAGGCGCAGCTGAACCTCATGGCTATGCCTGAGGAAG GAGACGGACTGGACGGTGAGGAGAAGGACGGGGAGGCAGCCCCGCCAAAGCTGAGCATGCCGGAGGACCTAGATAGCCGCGAGGCCATG GTGGCGTTTTGTAACTCGGCCCTAGCCAGTGCCGAGGAGGAGCAGGCGCGGCTGCGCGGGCAGCTGAAGGAGCAGAGGCTGCGCTGCAAGCGCCTGGCTCGCCTGGTGGCCCCTGGGACCACCGAGGACAGCGTGCCTGGGGAGACCCACCAGGCCCTCCAGGTGGCCATGGACAAGCTGCAG AGCCGCTTCCTGGAGCTCATGCAGGAGAAAGTGGATCTGAAGGAGCGGGTGGAGGACCTGGAGCATCGCTGCATCCAGCTTTCTGGAGAGACGGACACCATAG GAGAGTACATTACCCTCTACCAGAATCAGAGGGCCGTGCTAAAGGAGCGGCACCGGGAGAAAGAGGAGTACATTAGCCGACTGGCTCaggacaaagaagaaatgaag GTGAAGCTACTGGAGCTGCAGGAGCTGGTGCTCCGTCTGGTGGACGAGCGAAATGAATGGCAGGGCAAGTTCCTGGCCACTGCCCAGAACCCTGCTGGGGAACCCACTACGGCACCCCCAGCCCAAGAGCTTGGCGCTGCCAGTGGCCGGGGTG ATGATCTTCGAGAAGTGAGCCTGGCCGACagtgacagtgcggagcctcccCAGGGAGAGGCCCTGTCACGCCACACTGGAGCTGAGAACCCCACCGCTCAGCAGATCATGCAGCTGCTGTGTGAGATCCAGAACCCCCGAGAACGCCCAGGCTTGGGCAACAACCCCTGTGTCCCCTTCTTCTACCGGGCCGATGAAAATGATGAGGTGAAGATCACGGTGGTCTAG
- the GOLGA2 gene encoding golgin subfamily A member 2 isoform X3 produces MMWPPRPPPLPVMSEETRQSKLAAARKKLREYQQRNSPGVPAGAKKKRKIKNGSNPETATADGCHTPEDIQDILKVLVSDLNRSNGVALPPLDKWKAPKDRAAPAAPTVDDTVSPGGVPSPCASPPRVTSMASTQNHDAKNEPFLMEESKCLSSTESLRQLSQQLNGLVSESSSYINGEGLATSANIKDLEKQQHQETLDQLEKEKKEFEQKLMKEQGSLREQLQVHIQTIGILVSEKTDLHTALVHTQQAVRQKAGESEDLASRLQSSRQRVGELERTLSAVSTQQKQVDKHNKDLTKERDALKLELYKNNKDNEDLKEHNSELEERLRVCMKEKEALQLGVQELEKKLEMSELLLQQFSSGSNPPDSNQQLQQALEERARLETRVGQLKDTLKHMQLERDKYVENLKEDNAFWQERMKQMSEKMQQLKEEKEHSVSQVQELEASLAELKKQTEVPPAQEPPAGPSEVEERLQAEAEQLQKELENLAGQLRAQVQDNEGLSRLNWEQEQRLLELERAAECWGEQAEERKQILETMQNDRTTISRALSQNRELKEQLAELQNGFVRLSNENMEITSALQSEQHVKKELAKKLGQLQEKLAELKETVELKSQEAESLQQQRDQYVSHLQQYVAAYQQHVAAFQQLASDKEMLQKQVLLQTQLMDRLQHEEVQGKAEAEIARQELQETQGRLEAATQQNQQLQAQLNLMAMPEEGDGLDGEEKDGEAAPPKLSMPEDLDSREAMVAFCNSALASAEEEQARLRGQLKEQRLRCKRLARLVAPGTTEDSVPGETHQALQVAMDKLQSRFLELMQEKVDLKERVEDLEHRCIQLSGETDTIGEYITLYQNQRAVLKERHREKEEYISRLAQDKEEMKVKLLELQELVLRLVDERNEWQGKFLATAQNPAGEPTTAPPAQELGAASGRGDDLREVSLADSDSAEPPQGEALSRHTGAENPTAQQIMQLLCEIQNPRERPGLGNNPCVPFFYRADENDEVKITVV; encoded by the exons GCGCCCAAAGACCGCGCCGCTCCTGCTGCACCAACTGTTGATGACACCGTGTCACCTGGCGGTGTCCCTTCCCCCTGTGCCAGTCCCCCCCGTGTCACTAGCATGGCATCAACTCAG AACCATGATGCAAAAAATGAACCTTTTCTCATGGAAGAAAGCAA ATGTCTGTCATCTACCGAGAGCCTGCGACAGCTTTCTCAGCAGCTCAATGGTCTTGTGTCTGAG TCTTCATCCTACATCAATGGGGAGGGCCTGGCTACTTCTGCTAACATAAAGGATCTGGAG AAACAGCAGCACCAGGAAACTTTGGATCAACTGGAAAAG GAGAAGAAGGAGTTTGAGCAGAAGCTTATGAAGGAACAGGGTTCTCTAAGGGAACAGCTACAG GTTCACATCCAGACCATAGGGATTCTGGTGTCTGAGAAGACCGATTTGCATACAGCCTTGGTCCATACACAGCAGGCAGTCAGGCAGAAAGCAG GAGAGTCTGAAGACCTTGCTAGTCGCCTGCAGTCTTCCCGCCAGCGCGTAGGAGAGTTGGAGCGCACGCTGTCTGCTGTCTCTACACAGCAGAAACAGgtggacaag CACAACAAGGACTTGACCAAAGAGCGAGATGCCCTCAAACTGGAATTATACAAGAACAA CAAAGACAACGAGGACCTAAAGGAGCATAACTCGGAGCTGGAAGAGAGGCTGCGTGTCTGTATGAAAGAGAAGGAGGCCCTGCAGCTTGGGGTGCAGGAGCTGGAGAAGAAGCTGGAGATGTCGGAGCTCCTGCTGCAGCAG TTTTCTAGTGGGTCTAACCCCCCCGACAGCAACCAACAGTTACAGCAGGCCCTGGAAGAACGGGCACGGCTGGAGACACGTGTGGGGCAG CTGAAAGACACCCTCAAGCATATGCAGCTGGAGAGAGACAAGTACGTAGAGAATCTGAAAGAGGATAATGCCTTTTGGCAGGAAAGGATGAAACAGATGTCTGAAAAG ATGCAACagttgaaggaagagaaggagcacAGCGTGAGTCAGGTGCAGGAGCTGGAGGCCAGCTTGGCTGAACTGAAGAAACAGACAG AGGTCCCCCCAGCCCAGGAACCTCCAGCAGGGCCCTCGGAGGTGGAAGAGCGACTGCAGGCGGAGGCTGAACAACTGCAGAAGGAGCTGGAGAACCTGGCAGGGCAGCTGCGGGCCCAGGTGCAGGACAACGAAGGTCTGAGCCGCCTGAACTGGGAGCAGGAGCAGCGGCTGCTGGAGCTGGAGCGGGCCGCCGAGTGCTGGGGGGAGCAGGCTGAGGAGCGCAAGCAGATTCTGGAAACCATGCAGAATGACCGTACCACCATCAGCCGTGCGCTGTCCCAGAACCGTGAGCTCAAGGAGCAGCTGGCTGAGCTGCAGAATGGCTTCGTCAGGCTG AGCAACGAGAATATGGAGATTACCAGCGCGCTGCAGTCGGAGCAGCATGTCAAGAAGGAGCTGGCCAAGAAGCTGGGCCAGCTGCAGGAGAAGTTGGCGGAGCTGAAGGAGACG GTGGAGCTGAAGAGCCAGGAGGCCGAGAGCCTGCAGCAGCAGCGAGACCAGTACGTGAGCCACCTGCAGCAGTACGTGGCGGCCTATCAGCAGCACGTGGCCGCCTTTCAGCAGCTGGCCTCCGACAAGGAGATGCTGCAAAAGCAGGTGCTGCTGCAGACGCAGCTTATGGACCGGCTGCAGCACGAGGAAGTTCAGGGCAAGGCGGAGGCCGAGATAGCCCGCCAAGAGTTACAGGAGACCCAG GGACGCCTGGAAGCTGCCACCCAGCAGAACCAGCAGCTCCAGGCGCAGCTGAACCTCATGGCTATGCCTGAGGAAG GAGACGGACTGGACGGTGAGGAGAAGGACGGGGAGGCAGCCCCGCCAAAGCTGAGCATGCCGGAGGACCTAGATAGCCGCGAGGCCATG GTGGCGTTTTGTAACTCGGCCCTAGCCAGTGCCGAGGAGGAGCAGGCGCGGCTGCGCGGGCAGCTGAAGGAGCAGAGGCTGCGCTGCAAGCGCCTGGCTCGCCTGGTGGCCCCTGGGACCACCGAGGACAGCGTGCCTGGGGAGACCCACCAGGCCCTCCAGGTGGCCATGGACAAGCTGCAG AGCCGCTTCCTGGAGCTCATGCAGGAGAAAGTGGATCTGAAGGAGCGGGTGGAGGACCTGGAGCATCGCTGCATCCAGCTTTCTGGAGAGACGGACACCATAG GAGAGTACATTACCCTCTACCAGAATCAGAGGGCCGTGCTAAAGGAGCGGCACCGGGAGAAAGAGGAGTACATTAGCCGACTGGCTCaggacaaagaagaaatgaag GTGAAGCTACTGGAGCTGCAGGAGCTGGTGCTCCGTCTGGTGGACGAGCGAAATGAATGGCAGGGCAAGTTCCTGGCCACTGCCCAGAACCCTGCTGGGGAACCCACTACGGCACCCCCAGCCCAAGAGCTTGGCGCTGCCAGTGGCCGGGGTG ATGATCTTCGAGAAGTGAGCCTGGCCGACagtgacagtgcggagcctcccCAGGGAGAGGCCCTGTCACGCCACACTGGAGCTGAGAACCCCACCGCTCAGCAGATCATGCAGCTGCTGTGTGAGATCCAGAACCCCCGAGAACGCCCAGGCTTGGGCAACAACCCCTGTGTCCCCTTCTTCTACCGGGCCGATGAAAATGATGAGGTGAAGATCACGGTGGTCTAG
- the GOLGA2 gene encoding golgin subfamily A member 2 isoform X1: MMWPPRPPPLPVMSEETRQSKLAAARKKLREYQQRNSPGVPAGAKKKRKIKNGSNPETATADGCHTPEDIQDILKVLVSDLNRSNGVALPPLDKWKAPKDRAAPAAPTVDDTVSPGGVPSPCASPPRVTSMASTQNHDAKNEPFLMEESKCLSSTESLRQLSQQLNGLVSESSSYINGEGLATSANIKDLESRYQELSLALDSSNLTNKQLSSKIEELKQQHQETLDQLEKEKKEFEQKLMKEQGSLREQLQVHIQTIGILVSEKTDLHTALVHTQQAVRQKAGESEDLASRLQSSRQRVGELERTLSAVSTQQKQVDKHNKDLTKERDALKLELYKNNKDNEDLKEHNSELEERLRVCMKEKEALQLGVQELEKKLEMSELLLQQFSSGSNPPDSNQQLQQALEERARLETRVGQLKDTLKHMQLERDKYVENLKEDNAFWQERMKQMSEKMQQLKEEKEHSVSQVQELEASLAELKKQTEVPPAQEPPAGPSEVEERLQAEAEQLQKELENLAGQLRAQVQDNEGLSRLNWEQEQRLLELERAAECWGEQAEERKQILETMQNDRTTISRALSQNRELKEQLAELQNGFVRLSNENMEITSALQSEQHVKKELAKKLGQLQEKLAELKETVELKSQEAESLQQQRDQYVSHLQQYVAAYQQHVAAFQQLASDKEMLQKQVLLQTQLMDRLQHEEVQGKAEAEIARQELQETQGRLEAATQQNQQLQAQLNLMAMPEEGDGLDGEEKDGEAAPPKLSMPEDLDSREAMVAFCNSALASAEEEQARLRGQLKEQRLRCKRLARLVAPGTTEDSVPGETHQALQVAMDKLQSRFLELMQEKVDLKERVEDLEHRCIQLSGETDTIGEYITLYQNQRAVLKERHREKEEYISRLAQDKEEMKVKLLELQELVLRLVDERNEWQGKFLATAQNPAGEPTTAPPAQELGAASGRGDDLREVSLADSDSAEPPQGEALSRHTGAENPTAQQIMQLLCEIQNPRERPGLGNNPCVPFFYRADENDEVKITVV; the protein is encoded by the exons GCGCCCAAAGACCGCGCCGCTCCTGCTGCACCAACTGTTGATGACACCGTGTCACCTGGCGGTGTCCCTTCCCCCTGTGCCAGTCCCCCCCGTGTCACTAGCATGGCATCAACTCAG AACCATGATGCAAAAAATGAACCTTTTCTCATGGAAGAAAGCAA ATGTCTGTCATCTACCGAGAGCCTGCGACAGCTTTCTCAGCAGCTCAATGGTCTTGTGTCTGAG TCTTCATCCTACATCAATGGGGAGGGCCTGGCTACTTCTGCTAACATAAAGGATCTGGAG AGCCGGTACCAAGAGCTATCACTAGCCCTGGACTCCAGCAAtctaacaaacaaacaactcagtAGCAAGATAGAGGAATTG AAACAGCAGCACCAGGAAACTTTGGATCAACTGGAAAAG GAGAAGAAGGAGTTTGAGCAGAAGCTTATGAAGGAACAGGGTTCTCTAAGGGAACAGCTACAG GTTCACATCCAGACCATAGGGATTCTGGTGTCTGAGAAGACCGATTTGCATACAGCCTTGGTCCATACACAGCAGGCAGTCAGGCAGAAAGCAG GAGAGTCTGAAGACCTTGCTAGTCGCCTGCAGTCTTCCCGCCAGCGCGTAGGAGAGTTGGAGCGCACGCTGTCTGCTGTCTCTACACAGCAGAAACAGgtggacaag CACAACAAGGACTTGACCAAAGAGCGAGATGCCCTCAAACTGGAATTATACAAGAACAA CAAAGACAACGAGGACCTAAAGGAGCATAACTCGGAGCTGGAAGAGAGGCTGCGTGTCTGTATGAAAGAGAAGGAGGCCCTGCAGCTTGGGGTGCAGGAGCTGGAGAAGAAGCTGGAGATGTCGGAGCTCCTGCTGCAGCAG TTTTCTAGTGGGTCTAACCCCCCCGACAGCAACCAACAGTTACAGCAGGCCCTGGAAGAACGGGCACGGCTGGAGACACGTGTGGGGCAG CTGAAAGACACCCTCAAGCATATGCAGCTGGAGAGAGACAAGTACGTAGAGAATCTGAAAGAGGATAATGCCTTTTGGCAGGAAAGGATGAAACAGATGTCTGAAAAG ATGCAACagttgaaggaagagaaggagcacAGCGTGAGTCAGGTGCAGGAGCTGGAGGCCAGCTTGGCTGAACTGAAGAAACAGACAG AGGTCCCCCCAGCCCAGGAACCTCCAGCAGGGCCCTCGGAGGTGGAAGAGCGACTGCAGGCGGAGGCTGAACAACTGCAGAAGGAGCTGGAGAACCTGGCAGGGCAGCTGCGGGCCCAGGTGCAGGACAACGAAGGTCTGAGCCGCCTGAACTGGGAGCAGGAGCAGCGGCTGCTGGAGCTGGAGCGGGCCGCCGAGTGCTGGGGGGAGCAGGCTGAGGAGCGCAAGCAGATTCTGGAAACCATGCAGAATGACCGTACCACCATCAGCCGTGCGCTGTCCCAGAACCGTGAGCTCAAGGAGCAGCTGGCTGAGCTGCAGAATGGCTTCGTCAGGCTG AGCAACGAGAATATGGAGATTACCAGCGCGCTGCAGTCGGAGCAGCATGTCAAGAAGGAGCTGGCCAAGAAGCTGGGCCAGCTGCAGGAGAAGTTGGCGGAGCTGAAGGAGACG GTGGAGCTGAAGAGCCAGGAGGCCGAGAGCCTGCAGCAGCAGCGAGACCAGTACGTGAGCCACCTGCAGCAGTACGTGGCGGCCTATCAGCAGCACGTGGCCGCCTTTCAGCAGCTGGCCTCCGACAAGGAGATGCTGCAAAAGCAGGTGCTGCTGCAGACGCAGCTTATGGACCGGCTGCAGCACGAGGAAGTTCAGGGCAAGGCGGAGGCCGAGATAGCCCGCCAAGAGTTACAGGAGACCCAG GGACGCCTGGAAGCTGCCACCCAGCAGAACCAGCAGCTCCAGGCGCAGCTGAACCTCATGGCTATGCCTGAGGAAG GAGACGGACTGGACGGTGAGGAGAAGGACGGGGAGGCAGCCCCGCCAAAGCTGAGCATGCCGGAGGACCTAGATAGCCGCGAGGCCATG GTGGCGTTTTGTAACTCGGCCCTAGCCAGTGCCGAGGAGGAGCAGGCGCGGCTGCGCGGGCAGCTGAAGGAGCAGAGGCTGCGCTGCAAGCGCCTGGCTCGCCTGGTGGCCCCTGGGACCACCGAGGACAGCGTGCCTGGGGAGACCCACCAGGCCCTCCAGGTGGCCATGGACAAGCTGCAG AGCCGCTTCCTGGAGCTCATGCAGGAGAAAGTGGATCTGAAGGAGCGGGTGGAGGACCTGGAGCATCGCTGCATCCAGCTTTCTGGAGAGACGGACACCATAG GAGAGTACATTACCCTCTACCAGAATCAGAGGGCCGTGCTAAAGGAGCGGCACCGGGAGAAAGAGGAGTACATTAGCCGACTGGCTCaggacaaagaagaaatgaag GTGAAGCTACTGGAGCTGCAGGAGCTGGTGCTCCGTCTGGTGGACGAGCGAAATGAATGGCAGGGCAAGTTCCTGGCCACTGCCCAGAACCCTGCTGGGGAACCCACTACGGCACCCCCAGCCCAAGAGCTTGGCGCTGCCAGTGGCCGGGGTG ATGATCTTCGAGAAGTGAGCCTGGCCGACagtgacagtgcggagcctcccCAGGGAGAGGCCCTGTCACGCCACACTGGAGCTGAGAACCCCACCGCTCAGCAGATCATGCAGCTGCTGTGTGAGATCCAGAACCCCCGAGAACGCCCAGGCTTGGGCAACAACCCCTGTGTCCCCTTCTTCTACCGGGCCGATGAAAATGATGAGGTGAAGATCACGGTGGTCTAG